The following is a genomic window from Candidatus Eisenbacteria bacterium.
AACGCCTGCCGGATGCGCGAATCCAGCTCGACCGTCAGCTCCGCCTGTCGGCGCTCCATGGCGCGCGCGGCGGTCTCGACCATGTCGTCGATCCGGTGCTCGACGAGGCGCCCTGGCTGTCCCCAGACGAACGAAGGGGTGTAGGCCGGCCAGAGCTCGGTCCCGTACAGGTTCGAGCCGATCCCCACGACCGCCCCGGTCGGGAACGAGGTGGAGATCCCGGTCTTCGTGAAGTCGCCGATCGAGAGCCCGAGGAGCTTCTGCCCCGAGGGCTCGCCGCGGCCGTCCAGGTAATCCTTCGCGGAGCGGAAGAAACGGACGTCGCTGTAGTTGTTCTTCAGGTCGCTGTTGTTCGTGTTCGCGCCCAGGTTCACCCACTCCCCCACGAACGAGTGCCCCAGGAAGCCGTCGTGCTGCTTGTTCGAGTAGCCCTGGAACACCGACGCCTCCACCTCGCCCCCCACCTTGCAGACCGGACCGATCGACGTGCCGCCTCGGATCTTCGCGCCCACCTTGATCAGCGAACGCTCGCCGATCACCGCGGGACCCTCGACATACGCGAGGGGCTCCACGGTCGCGTTCTCCTGGATCAGGATCGGCCCGCCCTCGGCGTTCAGCACCGCACCGGGCGCCACCCTCGCGCCCCGAGCGACGTGGATCGCCTCCGGGCGGATCACGTGCGCCCCGGGATCGATCGTCCCCCGGACCGTGCCCGCCTGAAAAGCATACCGAAAGTCCTGGACGATCTGTCGCGGACTCCACCGGATGAGATCCGCGACCGATCGGGCGAGGAAGGCGTTCACCTCGGCCGGGAATCGCACGTCCTGGAACGCGGTCTCGGGATCGCCGGCGCGGAGGTGGCGGATCGCGTGCGCGACGCGGCCGGGCTTCACCTTCGCCGCGAAGAGGACGCCACCCGCGACGTAGGAAGCCTCCGTGGGCGCGGCCGCGAGGAAGTGGAGCACCTCGTCGTCCGTCATGCAGAGCCGGCCGTTCACGAAGAGCGTCTCTTCCTCGGGAGGGTCCTCGACACGGGCCGCGGGATAGAGCACCCGGGTCAGATCCTCGAGCTCGGGGCGCACGCAGAAGACGAGGGGCGACTGCGGGAACGCGCGAACGAGCTTCTCGAGGAGCGAGAAGATGCCGCACCGGAGCGCGAAAACGGGCCGCAGCAGGGCGTGCGGCCCGAACGAAGAGACGGCGGGATCCTCGTACAGGCAGAGATTCA
Proteins encoded in this region:
- a CDS encoding putative sugar nucleotidyl transferase — protein: MNLCLYEDPAVSSFGPHALLRPVFALRCGIFSLLEKLVRAFPQSPLVFCVRPELEDLTRVLYPAARVEDPPEEETLFVNGRLCMTDDEVLHFLAAAPTEASYVAGGVLFAAKVKPGRVAHAIRHLRAGDPETAFQDVRFPAEVNAFLARSVADLIRWSPRQIVQDFRYAFQAGTVRGTIDPGAHVIRPEAIHVARGARVAPGAVLNAEGGPILIQENATVEPLAYVEGPAVIGERSLIKVGAKIRGGTSIGPVCKVGGEVEASVFQGYSNKQHDGFLGHSFVGEWVNLGANTNNSDLKNNYSDVRFFRSAKDYLDGRGEPSGQKLLGLSIGDFTKTGISTSFPTGAVVGIGSNLYGTELWPAYTPSFVWGQPGRLVEHRIDDMVETAARAMERRQAELTVELDSRIRQA